One Ignisphaera sp. DNA window includes the following coding sequences:
- a CDS encoding glycosyltransferase family 2 protein has product MSRQMMSVAIVVPTYNEVENIGILLGEINKNIPTDVDYEIVVVDDNSPDGTWKKAIELLRNNMIVVRRVGLKGLSTAVIDGIIFSSKEYALVLDADLQHPPEYIKDMISEARKTDADVVIGSRYMKGGGVAGWSKTRLLISKTATLIAKLFLPSVRRISDPMSGFFMVKRRIVLENLSKLNPYGFKILLEILERCNPKIVAEVPYIFRPRIYGKSKLGTKTIIQYILHVMKLSGWRPFKFVLVGLAGTVVNLGVLQLIGFLSPPLINQLFAVGSAISIEISIIFNFVLHEMWTFRDRRSGKAMTRLALFHISSAPSAIVQYLSAVSIKYGLSMNPIIAQLIGILIGFPFNYIFSELGIWKRKSV; this is encoded by the coding sequence ATGTCTAGGCAAATGATGTCAGTAGCAATAGTGGTTCCAACCTATAACGAAGTCGAAAATATAGGCATTCTGCTTGGAGAGATAAACAAGAATATTCCCACAGACGTTGATTATGAAATAGTGGTTGTCGATGATAATAGCCCTGATGGTACCTGGAAAAAGGCTATTGAGCTACTCAGAAACAACATGATTGTTGTTAGAAGAGTTGGGTTAAAAGGTCTTTCAACAGCTGTTATAGATGGCATAATTTTTTCTTCTAAGGAATATGCACTTGTGCTTGATGCTGATTTACAGCATCCGCCAGAATACATAAAAGATATGATTTCCGAGGCAAGAAAAACCGATGCCGATGTAGTAATTGGCTCGAGATATATGAAAGGTGGGGGTGTTGCTGGGTGGTCAAAAACAAGGCTACTAATATCTAAGACGGCAACACTTATAGCGAAGCTGTTTCTGCCATCGGTACGAAGGATATCTGACCCGATGTCAGGTTTCTTCATGGTTAAGAGGAGAATTGTTTTAGAGAATCTATCGAAGTTAAACCCATACGGCTTCAAAATACTTCTAGAGATTCTAGAACGATGCAACCCAAAAATTGTTGCTGAGGTGCCATACATCTTTAGACCACGAATCTATGGAAAAAGTAAACTTGGAACAAAAACTATAATTCAATACATTCTCCATGTAATGAAATTGAGTGGGTGGAGGCCATTCAAATTTGTGTTAGTTGGTCTAGCAGGGACAGTTGTTAACCTAGGTGTGCTACAGCTAATTGGCTTCCTATCCCCGCCACTCATAAACCAGCTATTTGCTGTAGGAAGCGCAATATCAATAGAAATTAGTATTATATTCAATTTTGTGCTCCATGAAATGTGGACTTTTAGAGATAGACGCTCGGGCAAAGCCATGACCCGCCTTGCTCTATTTCATATATCATCTGCCCCAAGCGCTATTGTACAATATCTTTCAGCTGTATCGATAAAATATGGCCTATCTATGAATCCTATTATAGCTCAGCTCATAGGGATTTTAATTGGATTTCCATTCAATTATATATTTAGTGAGCTTGGCATATGGAAAAGAAAATCGGTTTAG
- a CDS encoding nucleotidyltransferase family protein: MKVVVLAGGLGKRLRPLTEDRPKILVEVCKRPILEWHIKWLSKYGFKDFVLLLGHAKEKVVEVIGSGKKYGINVAYVMEDEPLGTGGAIKNAESVLRNEEWFLVINGDIITDLDPTPLINDVVKDDKAVAGIALVHMRSPYGIVKVVNNYVKEFIEKPIIEYTINGGVYVMKPEILDFLPEKGDIETTAFPLLAKEGRLKGLVYRDVLWKSIDTIKDLEECENLIRQRYPSFCEGH; this comes from the coding sequence TTGAAAGTAGTAGTACTTGCAGGAGGCCTTGGAAAGAGATTAAGGCCATTGACAGAGGATAGACCTAAAATACTTGTTGAGGTATGTAAAAGGCCTATTCTTGAGTGGCATATTAAATGGCTGAGCAAATACGGGTTTAAAGATTTTGTGTTGCTTCTTGGACATGCCAAGGAAAAGGTTGTAGAGGTTATAGGAAGTGGTAAAAAATATGGGATTAACGTGGCTTATGTCATGGAGGACGAACCTCTTGGCACGGGTGGTGCAATAAAGAATGCAGAGTCTGTTCTGAGAAATGAGGAATGGTTTCTCGTGATAAATGGCGATATAATCACAGATCTGGATCCAACACCATTAATAAATGATGTAGTGAAAGATGATAAAGCTGTAGCTGGTATAGCTCTAGTTCACATGAGAAGTCCGTATGGTATTGTAAAGGTTGTTAATAACTATGTTAAGGAATTTATCGAAAAGCCAATTATAGAGTATACAATAAACGGTGGAGTTTATGTGATGAAGCCTGAGATACTCGATTTTCTGCCTGAAAAGGGCGATATTGAGACAACAGCATTCCCACTTTTGGCTAAAGAAGGCCGATTAAAAGGGCTTGTGTATAGAGATGTGCTTTGGAAGTCTATAGACACCATAAAGGATTTGGAAGAATGTGAGAACCTTATTAGGCAACGGTATCCAAGTTTTTGCGAAGGTCACTAG
- a CDS encoding CDP-alcohol phosphatidyltransferase family protein, producing the protein MLGMLRTRVSKVVNSIAGHINVDPNAITFSGLAASFTSLVFAATGSYIFVIPVLVVVSGVTDVLDGAVARVKRKASTWGSIFDSFCDRVIEANYFISLMLLEVNHLLISLAIVVSFLISYLRALGEWRGVKLEGVGILEHGERMIIIFLSSLVIAIDPKKGVQWANILTGALVLLGIISSLQRLLTIYSKLHAH; encoded by the coding sequence ATGTTAGGTATGCTGAGAACTCGTGTTTCAAAAGTTGTTAACTCCATAGCTGGCCACATTAATGTTGATCCAAATGCTATAACATTTTCAGGATTGGCAGCATCCTTTACTTCATTAGTATTTGCAGCAACGGGCTCATACATATTTGTAATCCCTGTCCTTGTAGTGGTATCTGGGGTAACAGATGTGCTTGACGGTGCTGTAGCCAGAGTTAAAAGAAAGGCTTCCACATGGGGATCTATATTCGATTCTTTTTGCGATAGAGTCATCGAAGCAAATTACTTCATATCATTAATGTTACTAGAGGTAAATCATCTTCTTATTTCCCTAGCCATTGTAGTATCTTTCCTCATCAGTTATCTGAGGGCTTTGGGAGAGTGGAGAGGGGTCAAATTAGAGGGCGTAGGAATTCTTGAACATGGAGAACGGATGATAATAATATTCCTTTCTTCTCTTGTCATAGCCATTGATCCTAAAAAAGGTGTGCAATGGGCAAACATTTTAACAGGTGCACTTGTATTACTTGGCATTATATCTTCTCTGCAGAGACTTCTTACGATATATAGTAAATTGCATGCACATTGA
- a CDS encoding aconitase X, which yields MYLSRIEEKMLSGEFGEVTKKAMEIIVKVGEVFGAERLIDIAHAHISGVSYFNIGDEGLEFLTDLSQKGAKTRVYTTANPYSFAGLSLYNNEELNRKQIQIIEALIKIGIDPNSFTCIPYALRKPAIGEHLAWAESSAVIYANSVLGAFTNREGGITALMAALIGKTYDSGMHRIENRTASEEIIIEFNINSILLASLLGLHIGRLTRGVPYIKAKYSVEKEAMFNLLLKNMLASIASTSSASMAILDGITPPNTYIIDSSIERIHIDEKELYQSIDNMLCKSDALLLGCPHLTQEEMLMLLRDEYIDIFKKHGISKIIVTVGANLNIRSVEISNIINKIRERHKINVEIMPGSCAVVSNLRLLNMASVYTPHGKAIHYLYNLSGAKPCIIGV from the coding sequence ATGTATCTGAGTAGAATCGAGGAGAAGATGCTTAGCGGAGAATTTGGGGAAGTCACTAAGAAGGCTATGGAAATCATAGTCAAAGTTGGCGAAGTTTTTGGGGCAGAAAGACTAATAGACATTGCACACGCTCACATCTCAGGCGTTTCATACTTCAATATAGGGGATGAAGGCCTAGAGTTTCTAACGGATTTGAGTCAAAAAGGTGCTAAAACCAGAGTATATACAACTGCCAATCCCTACTCATTTGCTGGGCTATCCCTATATAATAATGAAGAATTGAATAGAAAGCAAATACAAATAATAGAAGCACTTATAAAAATAGGAATTGATCCAAACAGCTTTACATGTATACCATACGCACTTAGAAAACCAGCTATAGGAGAACATCTTGCTTGGGCTGAATCAAGCGCTGTAATATATGCCAACTCCGTTTTAGGCGCATTCACAAATAGAGAAGGCGGCATAACAGCTCTGATGGCGGCTTTAATAGGCAAAACATATGATTCTGGTATGCATCGAATTGAAAATAGAACTGCATCAGAAGAGATCATCATCGAATTCAACATTAATTCAATTCTCCTTGCAAGTCTTCTAGGTCTTCACATTGGCAGATTAACAAGAGGTGTTCCATACATAAAAGCAAAATACTCTGTAGAAAAAGAGGCTATGTTTAATCTGCTTCTAAAAAATATGCTTGCATCAATTGCATCAACCTCGTCAGCTTCAATGGCTATACTAGATGGTATAACACCTCCAAATACCTATATCATCGATTCTAGCATTGAAAGGATTCATATAGATGAAAAAGAGCTTTACCAAAGCATTGACAACATGTTGTGCAAAAGCGATGCACTGCTTCTTGGATGTCCTCATCTAACCCAAGAGGAGATGCTGATGCTACTTAGAGATGAATATATAGACATTTTTAAAAAGCATGGAATAAGCAAAATAATTGTAACTGTAGGAGCAAACCTCAATATAAGGAGCGTCGAAATCAGCAACATAATCAATAAGATTAGAGAGCGCCACAAAATAAATGTAGAGATTATGCCTGGCAGCTGTGCTGTTGTCTCAAACTTGAGGCTGTTAAATATGGCATCGGTTTATACACCCCATGGCAAAGCAATACACTATCTGTACAACCTGTCAGGTGCAAAGCCATGCATAATAGGTGTATAG
- a CDS encoding Clp1/GlmU family protein, whose protein sequence is MASSSLMVPHNVRARITLDKDKILRILGPARIHVEDGCIRLLGIVLCKGQEVWISRYRSYGIKAIEAANLSIFIGEGGGIEEPLPGEEPIDVWETIGKEIVDKGGRVIVLGPVESGKTSFATLLSNLGIEHGLKSAIIDADVGQCDLAPPGFIAMKIMDRKILWLREVTGDVKRFIGFITPSYGIAMARIIASVVELINIAEEKGSNLIIVNTDGWFGDLASIQFKTQLIKSVKPTSIAIMGSDAFCRPLADTFSKFSVTKVYCVPSPAVVKSRSRDDRRQLRRVNYVQYLRNAKKRCFNINDIAILDSCLFNGASYQEGIEALKSKIGIDIIMASKYEDLLVLALQSDAKIDTLQLGHENIYVIKPSFAKGALVALLNENMEEVGMGVIDSVDLAKKEFCILTEYDGDVRGIVVGRIILNEEFADKGKIVKCVI, encoded by the coding sequence ATGGCTTCATCTTCGCTAATGGTACCTCACAATGTGCGGGCTAGAATCACGTTGGATAAGGACAAGATTTTGAGGATTCTAGGCCCGGCAAGGATTCATGTAGAAGATGGATGCATTAGATTACTTGGAATAGTTTTGTGCAAGGGTCAAGAAGTTTGGATAAGTAGATACAGAAGTTATGGAATCAAAGCAATTGAGGCCGCTAATCTAAGTATCTTTATCGGAGAGGGTGGCGGTATAGAGGAGCCACTACCTGGCGAAGAACCAATTGATGTATGGGAGACTATAGGCAAGGAGATTGTTGATAAGGGTGGGAGAGTAATTGTTTTAGGGCCTGTTGAAAGTGGCAAAACATCATTTGCCACACTCTTATCAAATCTAGGAATAGAGCATGGGCTGAAAAGCGCAATAATAGATGCTGATGTTGGGCAGTGTGATTTAGCTCCTCCAGGATTTATAGCAATGAAAATTATGGATAGAAAGATACTTTGGTTAAGAGAAGTAACAGGTGACGTAAAACGTTTTATAGGATTTATAACACCATCTTATGGCATAGCAATGGCTAGGATCATAGCATCTGTAGTTGAGCTTATAAACATTGCTGAAGAGAAAGGATCCAATCTGATAATCGTAAATACTGATGGATGGTTCGGCGATTTAGCATCAATACAGTTTAAAACCCAGCTAATAAAGAGTGTGAAGCCCACGTCAATAGCGATAATGGGCAGCGATGCTTTTTGCAGACCCTTGGCAGATACATTTTCGAAGTTTTCAGTAACAAAGGTCTACTGTGTTCCATCTCCAGCTGTGGTGAAGAGTAGGAGTAGGGATGATAGGAGACAACTAAGGAGAGTAAACTACGTTCAATATCTTCGAAATGCAAAGAAAAGATGCTTTAACATTAATGATATAGCCATTCTAGACTCTTGTCTATTTAATGGAGCCTCATATCAGGAAGGGATTGAGGCACTGAAAAGCAAGATTGGAATAGACATTATTATGGCAAGCAAATATGAAGATCTGCTCGTCTTGGCATTGCAAAGCGATGCAAAAATAGATACTCTGCAATTGGGCCATGAAAATATCTACGTAATTAAACCTTCTTTTGCAAAAGGGGCGCTGGTAGCACTTCTAAACGAAAATATGGAAGAGGTGGGCATGGGGGTAATAGATTCGGTTGATCTTGCCAAAAAAGAGTTTTGCATTTTAACAGAGTATGATGGAGATGTTAGAGGGATTGTTGTAGGGAGGATTATACTAAACGAGGAATTTGCAGACAAAGGAAAGATAGTCAAATGTGTTATATGA
- a CDS encoding 30S ribosomal protein S26e, with amino-acid sequence MPKKRENRGRRKGDKGSVSRIHCDNCGALIPEDKAVCVTRMYSPVDPQLASELEKKGAIIMRYPVTKCYCINCAIFYGIIKVRAEDERKKATKL; translated from the coding sequence GTGCCCAAGAAAAGAGAGAATAGAGGAAGAAGAAAGGGAGATAAAGGATCTGTATCTAGGATACACTGCGATAATTGTGGCGCCTTAATACCAGAAGATAAGGCAGTATGTGTTACAAGAATGTATTCTCCTGTGGATCCACAGCTTGCTAGCGAACTAGAGAAGAAAGGTGCAATAATAATGAGATATCCTGTGACAAAGTGTTATTGCATTAACTGCGCGATATTCTATGGAATCATAAAGGTTAGAGCAGAGGACGAGAGGAAGAAGGCTACAAAACTATAG
- a CDS encoding UbiD family decarboxylase — protein MSLKSFIKGLDESELEDHTSKEMDFELEPTKLLARLDPSEKVALFKVRSSKHICVGNVLNSRARLYRKVLNVENDEAAYKKLVEALSRPVKPLEKDFHNYYSTVKEVDLTSIPFIKFYPGDGGRYLSSAIYIACLDNVCNASIHRTMLVTKNSVVARIVPRHLRYIYDQYRKSGKEMPVAIVVGVHPAVELMAASSPPFGVFELDLVPNILNDFSIVYTPKYGIPVPASAALVLEGRVSITQFVEEGPFVDLLHLYDARRKEPLIAIDGMYVNLEEYFHVILPAGKEHKLLQSFHREAMIWQTVSNVVPRVYRVRLLESAGSWLIIVLSIAKNTDGDAKNAILAAFSGHPSAKIAIAIDNDVDVDSLDKLVWALATRFRGKESMVIVEKSRCSTLDPSSPDGICDKLGLDLTLPVSANKKQFEYVKIE, from the coding sequence ATGTCGTTGAAGTCGTTCATAAAAGGACTTGATGAGAGTGAGTTAGAGGATCACACATCTAAAGAAATGGACTTTGAGTTAGAGCCTACAAAGCTTCTTGCTCGGTTGGACCCCTCTGAAAAGGTAGCACTATTCAAGGTGAGGTCATCTAAACATATATGTGTTGGCAATGTACTGAACAGCAGAGCAAGGCTCTATAGAAAGGTTCTAAATGTTGAAAATGATGAGGCTGCTTACAAGAAACTTGTTGAGGCTTTGTCAAGACCTGTGAAACCCTTGGAGAAGGACTTCCACAACTATTACTCAACAGTAAAAGAGGTCGATTTAACCTCGATACCATTCATAAAGTTCTATCCCGGGGATGGCGGTAGATACCTATCATCAGCAATATACATAGCCTGTCTAGACAATGTCTGCAACGCCTCTATCCACAGAACAATGCTGGTAACAAAGAATAGCGTAGTCGCCAGAATTGTTCCCCGCCATTTAAGATATATATATGATCAATATAGGAAAAGCGGAAAAGAAATGCCTGTAGCCATTGTTGTTGGCGTACATCCAGCTGTCGAATTGATGGCCGCATCTTCCCCACCTTTCGGAGTTTTTGAGCTGGATCTAGTCCCCAATATTTTAAACGATTTTTCAATAGTATACACACCCAAGTATGGAATTCCAGTACCTGCTTCAGCCGCTCTAGTCCTAGAAGGAAGAGTGTCAATAACACAGTTTGTTGAGGAGGGGCCATTCGTCGATCTTTTGCATCTGTATGACGCTAGAAGAAAAGAACCGTTGATAGCAATTGATGGTATGTATGTTAATCTTGAAGAGTATTTCCATGTGATACTGCCTGCCGGTAAGGAGCACAAACTGTTGCAGAGTTTCCATAGAGAGGCTATGATATGGCAAACTGTAAGCAATGTTGTTCCCAGAGTGTATAGGGTGAGGTTGTTAGAATCGGCTGGCTCATGGCTTATAATAGTGCTGTCCATAGCTAAGAACACCGATGGAGATGCTAAAAACGCCATCCTAGCCGCTTTTTCAGGCCATCCAAGCGCCAAGATAGCAATAGCTATAGATAATGATGTTGATGTGGATTCCCTCGACAAACTTGTATGGGCTTTGGCAACAAGGTTTAGAGGAAAAGAAAGCATGGTAATTGTCGAGAAAAGCAGGTGCTCCACACTAGATCCGTCTTCCCCAGACGGTATATGTGACAAGCTTGGACTAGACCTTACACTACCTGTATCAGCAAATAAGAAACAATTTGAATATGTAAAAATTGAGTGA
- a CDS encoding endonuclease III, giving the protein MNLYEILKRLESVYRPNKDEYIVLHMISKDNQINHFEILIGIVLSQNTSDRNAMRALNNLRRDLDGIIEPERVLRTPVETIINAIRVAGIAKRRAETIYELAKWFKSNEDIVSKLPMLDVDEARKILMQIRGVGPKTADVYLLAVLRKPTFPIDAHIRRVLTRMGLALENEGYENIRKRVVSETHNDVDVLMKLHILLIEHGRKVCRARKPLCNECALRDLCSYYKKADLGK; this is encoded by the coding sequence ATGAATTTATACGAGATTTTAAAAAGATTAGAGAGCGTCTATAGACCGAATAAGGATGAATATATTGTTTTGCATATGATTTCCAAAGATAATCAGATAAATCACTTTGAGATTTTGATTGGGATTGTTTTGAGCCAGAATACAAGTGATAGAAATGCTATGCGCGCTTTAAACAATTTGAGAAGAGATCTTGATGGCATAATAGAACCGGAAAGGGTTCTTCGAACTCCAGTTGAGACTATTATAAATGCTATTAGGGTTGCTGGGATTGCCAAGAGAAGGGCAGAAACAATATATGAATTAGCTAAGTGGTTCAAGAGCAATGAAGATATTGTTAGCAAGCTCCCCATGCTAGATGTTGATGAAGCACGAAAAATTCTGATGCAAATACGCGGTGTAGGGCCTAAAACAGCTGATGTGTATCTATTAGCTGTGCTAAGAAAACCGACATTTCCCATAGATGCTCACATCAGAAGAGTTTTAACAAGAATGGGTTTAGCACTTGAAAATGAGGGTTATGAGAATATAAGAAAGAGGGTTGTCTCAGAAACTCATAATGATGTTGATGTTTTGATGAAATTGCACATTTTGTTGATAGAGCATGGAAGGAAAGTCTGTAGGGCTAGGAAACCTCTATGTAATGAGTGTGCGCTAAGAGATTTATGCAGTTACTACAAAAAAGCTGATTTGGGTAAATGA
- a CDS encoding DUF126 domain-containing protein has translation MHNRCIELSNVIIIGKGNAFGRTIKLDTLSFLGDVDRESGKIIAQDLKAKGKSLANTILIVKRFRGSTVGVYVLYSLCKKGLAPKAILMVDPDPVVVTGMILCNIIGVAKLPEDVYNAVADDVDTEVECHNGTAKLCFQ, from the coding sequence ATGCATAATAGGTGTATAGAGCTAAGTAATGTTATAATCATTGGGAAAGGCAACGCGTTTGGCAGGACAATCAAATTAGATACACTATCATTTCTTGGAGATGTTGATAGAGAAAGTGGCAAGATAATAGCACAAGATTTGAAAGCAAAAGGAAAGAGCCTTGCTAACACCATATTGATTGTAAAAAGGTTTCGTGGAAGCACCGTGGGGGTCTATGTCCTATACTCACTTTGTAAAAAAGGGCTAGCCCCAAAGGCAATATTAATGGTCGATCCAGATCCTGTTGTTGTAACTGGAATGATACTATGCAATATCATAGGTGTTGCAAAGCTACCTGAAGATGTATACAATGCAGTAGCAGATGATGTAGATACCGAAGTAGAGTGTCATAATGGCACCGCCAAGCTCTGCTTCCAATAA
- the proS gene encoding proline--tRNA ligase: MATSKQYPKKYGEGFSEWFDWIISEAEIYDYGRYPVKGMGVWLPYGFQIRKRVIEIIRNLLDEKGHEEILLPLLIPETLFRKESEHVRGFEGEVFWVTKAGLENMDVKLALRPTSETAIGYMESLWIKSYRQLPKKYYQIVSVFRCETKMTKPMIRVREITTFKEAHTVHEDFEDSERQIAEAIEIYRKFFDSLGIPYIISRRPQWDKFAGALYTIAFDTIFPDKRAVQIGTVHNLGQTFTRVFDVKIQKRDETIDYAWQTSYGISERVIASVIAFHSDDRGLILPPNIAPYQAVIVPIYHQESKEKIMEYCRKIAKMLRESGIRVYEDYRDDLRPVDKFFEWELKGVPIRIEVGLKELSNNVVTIFRRDTMKRDVIAVDQLTEKIKLLLNDIFQNLSNRAWKEFLSNIKLFGNFDEAVNFIKEEGGVAILPWCGDEKCVYSKLEGLEGISALGEIYKDSLNMLRINEKVNGYRGCAFCNRPARTFIGIAKKY, translated from the coding sequence GTGGCAACCTCTAAGCAGTATCCAAAAAAATATGGAGAGGGTTTCAGCGAGTGGTTTGACTGGATAATATCTGAGGCGGAGATTTATGACTATGGAAGATATCCGGTAAAGGGTATGGGTGTTTGGCTACCCTATGGGTTTCAGATTAGAAAGAGGGTTATAGAAATAATTCGTAATTTGCTTGATGAGAAGGGTCACGAAGAAATACTCTTGCCTTTGTTAATACCAGAGACTTTGTTTAGAAAAGAGAGCGAGCATGTTAGAGGTTTCGAGGGAGAGGTATTTTGGGTTACCAAAGCAGGTCTAGAAAACATGGATGTTAAACTAGCTTTGAGGCCAACAAGCGAAACAGCAATAGGCTACATGGAGAGTTTGTGGATCAAGAGCTATAGGCAACTCCCCAAAAAATATTATCAAATTGTGAGTGTGTTTAGATGCGAAACTAAGATGACGAAGCCGATGATTAGGGTAAGGGAGATTACAACATTTAAAGAGGCTCACACAGTTCACGAAGATTTTGAGGATAGCGAAAGGCAGATTGCTGAAGCTATCGAGATATACAGGAAGTTTTTTGATTCTCTAGGAATACCCTATATAATTTCAAGAAGGCCCCAGTGGGACAAGTTTGCCGGGGCTCTATACACGATCGCCTTTGACACCATATTCCCCGATAAGAGAGCTGTGCAAATTGGGACTGTGCACAATCTGGGTCAGACATTTACAAGAGTCTTTGATGTAAAGATCCAGAAAAGAGATGAGACAATTGATTATGCCTGGCAAACCAGCTACGGAATTTCCGAAAGGGTTATAGCGTCCGTAATAGCGTTTCACAGCGATGACAGGGGTCTTATCCTACCCCCCAATATAGCGCCATACCAAGCAGTAATAGTGCCTATATATCATCAAGAGTCAAAGGAGAAGATAATGGAGTATTGCAGAAAAATAGCAAAGATGCTTAGAGAAAGTGGGATCAGGGTATACGAAGACTATAGAGATGATTTAAGACCTGTGGACAAATTCTTTGAATGGGAGTTAAAAGGTGTGCCTATAAGAATTGAAGTAGGTCTAAAAGAGCTTTCAAACAATGTTGTGACAATCTTTAGACGCGACACCATGAAAAGAGATGTTATTGCAGTCGATCAATTGACTGAGAAGATCAAATTATTGCTAAATGACATATTCCAGAATTTGAGTAACAGAGCGTGGAAAGAGTTTCTATCTAATATAAAACTATTTGGCAATTTTGATGAGGCGGTAAACTTTATAAAAGAAGAGGGTGGTGTGGCAATACTCCCATGGTGTGGAGATGAGAAATGTGTGTATAGCAAGTTAGAAGGTTTGGAAGGTATAAGTGCACTAGGAGAGATCTATAAAGACTCATTAAATATGCTTAGAATTAATGAGAAGGTCAATGGATATAGAGGTTGCGCATTCTGTAATAGGCCGGCAAGAACATTTATAGGTATAGCCAAAAAATACTAG
- a CDS encoding Sjogren's syndrome/scleroderma autoantigen 1 family protein, with protein MTQQIDRDTIVKRATELLRGGATMLAEVCPLCNSPLFKLPSGEVVCPIHGRVMLVKTEEEVSEANVLSTLTELEKSITNKLNMYVNKLKNSETEFEDARNVIAWLDALERIEKIKRLLSKTKHFETAQTHPSARKTSKK; from the coding sequence ATGACCCAGCAAATAGATAGAGATACCATAGTTAAGAGAGCTACGGAGCTACTTAGAGGTGGCGCTACTATGCTAGCTGAAGTATGCCCCTTATGCAACTCACCATTATTCAAGCTTCCAAGTGGTGAGGTTGTGTGTCCTATACATGGCAGGGTTATGCTTGTTAAAACTGAGGAGGAGGTTTCCGAAGCCAACGTACTGTCAACATTAACAGAGCTCGAAAAAAGTATTACAAATAAGTTGAATATGTATGTCAATAAATTGAAGAATAGTGAGACAGAATTTGAGGATGCTAGAAATGTTATTGCGTGGCTAGATGCTCTAGAAAGAATTGAAAAAATAAAAAGATTGCTCAGCAAAACAAAACACTTTGAAACAGCGCAAACTCATCCTAGCGCCAGAAAAACAAGTAAGAAATGA
- a CDS encoding ABC transporter ATP-binding protein: MKDLVVIVRNLWKYYNYMGNRIPILKGVNMSLYRGDVGGIHGPSGAGKTTLLKILAGLDRPDMGEVIIEGYNLSMLDDEGLAELRTGVVSFIPQDYGLIEEFTVYENIELPLLVSGVPEEERKALINDILNYMGLTDKIKTRVKFLSGGEKQRVAIARALVVTPSLLLADEPTANLDWENAKKVLELFTKINRDFQTTILIVSHDARVLEYTNRRFVLIDGILKEV, encoded by the coding sequence GTGAAGGATCTTGTAGTCATAGTGAGAAACCTGTGGAAATACTACAATTATATGGGTAATAGAATACCAATACTCAAAGGAGTTAACATGTCGCTGTATAGAGGTGATGTAGGTGGCATACATGGGCCTAGCGGTGCAGGCAAAACAACACTTCTAAAAATTTTGGCAGGCTTGGATAGGCCGGATATGGGAGAGGTTATAATAGAGGGCTATAACTTGAGTATGTTAGATGATGAGGGGTTAGCAGAGCTTAGAACAGGTGTTGTCAGCTTTATTCCACAAGATTATGGTTTGATAGAGGAGTTCACAGTTTATGAAAATATTGAGCTACCCCTCTTGGTATCTGGTGTACCAGAAGAAGAGAGAAAGGCTTTGATTAACGATATCCTCAATTACATGGGTTTAACCGATAAGATAAAAACTAGAGTCAAGTTCTTGAGCGGTGGTGAGAAGCAGAGAGTTGCCATCGCAAGAGCTCTTGTTGTAACGCCATCGCTTTTACTAGCAGATGAACCGACAGCTAATCTAGATTGGGAAAACGCCAAGAAGGTTCTAGAGCTCTTCACAAAAATCAATAGAGATTTCCAAACAACAATCCTAATAGTCTCCCACGATGCACGAGTTCTAGAATACACGAATAGGAGATTCGTTCTAATCGATGGCATTCTAAAGGAAGTTTAA